The genomic stretch TCGACCATGGCAAATGCAATAGGTAATATGTTTGAATTGCTATCTTGAGCAATAACCATAAGCAAAGTGCCTCCATATTTAccaaaacttttattttttgtgaaagaagaacgagagactTGGATCAGGTTAAATGTATAAAAGATAAAGTCGGATAGATTTTGGCTCGAGATGAGAAGATAAATGAAAGGTGaaagagctacttctacgaaTTATTTAATGAAGGACAGAAGACTCTTTCGACCCTTGGTCGGTTATGCACGAGGAAAGAAGATCAAAAttttgactactatcgaaggattcaAGATTTCGAGGTAAAAGAGACTCTAAAAcggatgaaaaatggcaggacagtaggacctgataatattCTGATTGAAGTTTGGAAGGGCCTTGGAGAGAAAGGCATCAGTTGGTTAAacaagctttttaatgagattttaagatCAAAGAAGATGTCATATGAGTTGAGAAAGAGTACCTTGGTACtcatctacaagaataagggggatataAAGAGTTGCGAAAACTATAGAAGGATCAAGCCCATGAGCCATACCATGTAGTTATGGAAAAGGGTGAtagaatggaggttgagacaagagacacaagtaacagagaaccaatttgatTTTATGCCAGGCAGATCCACCACTGAAGCTACATACCTGTTAAGAatgatgatggagaggtatcatAGTAATAAAAGGTATCTACATATGCTGtttattgattttgaaaaagcgTACAATAGGGtgccaagggaggtcttatgaaAAGTTttggaaaagaagagagtaagGATCACATATATTCgtcaattaaagacatgtatgatggggctacaactagtgtgaagactcaaaaTGGTGTGATAGAGGAATTTTCTATTGGTATAAGATTACACCAAGGATCATCCctaagtccataccttttcacattagtcttggaagtactcacaaaGCATATCCAAGAGCCTATGctatggtgcatgctttttgccgatgatatcatccTTATGCGAGAGTCAAAgaaagacctaaataagaagttagatttataaagagaagctctagaagtaTATGGTCTGCACATAAGCAGTAGGtaaaagttaaaagttaaaatataccctacgaaaagttaaaagttttaagtatcttaggtgcatcatacaggataatggagagattgaataggatgtaaatcataggatccaagtaaattggtcaaaatggcggagtgtgtttggttttatatgtgacaaaaaagtgcatttaaaacttaaaggtaaattttATCACACTACTATCAGACCGGCTATGCTTTATGGTACAAAGTGTTGGACGGCCAAAGGGGAGCATGAACATAAGTTAAGTGTGGCatagatgaagatgttgagatggatgagtgatCATACGCAATTGGATAGAATAAGTAACGAATatataagggagagagagagagagagagagagagagatgtgtgtgtgtgtgtgtgtgtgtgtgtgtgtgtgtgtgagttAAAGTAGCACCttttgtggaaaagatggtagaatcgcgtctcaggtggtttggacatgtgagaagaagatcGACAGAGCACCCAGTCaagagggtggatgagatggaagatggacaggGGGTGAAAAGCAGAGGAAGACCTAGGAAGACCATCCATGAGATGGTCagacgagatctacatgtaaatggtctctctgtagacatgatacatgataaAGCTTAATGGCTTCGTTTGATCCATATATCCGACCTCACCTAGTGGGACAAGACTTCGTTGTTAttgttttgttgttgtatgattatatttccttcttcttggtactgattcttgtatttttttgtttcgTTGGATCTTAATGCTGCATTCAATAGCCCTCCGCCACAGCCAGACGAATTCGATGCCGACAAAGTTGGTGATAGAAGAAGCTAATGACGCGTATTCTGAGTATAGCTAAGCTTTCATTTTGATTTGTTATCCTTGGAATCTTTTTTGACAATACTTGaaaatttttagtaattttcttttttttttgttgagtaagattttacaaattattgTGATGATAAACATCAGtttaaattgaataattaaagaattatgttttgattGATTGTGTTATAAAGCTTTAGATTTGAGATTGATATTAATGATGATTTGATTAgaaaagaattaattattaagAGTAAGATTTAAAGAGATTATGAAAAAAATGTGCTGCCGTCTAAACAAAAAAAGTATCAtctctttaataaaaaaaatttacaactacctataaaaagaaaaatatcatgTCATTATGAAGAAAGATTGGATGGCTAATTAAACTAAGATTTTGATTTAAGATGAAGAATCAGGTTTcaagaaaggagaagaatttAGAAACTAAAAATAGCCCATTAAGAGTCTTGTTTTTCACCTTGATACATTcatttttgtttgagtcttcttagcatagaaaaaaaatttataatatgaGAGATAATTTAAAAAGTCTACGAATAAAAAGTCATAAACTAAGAAGAAAAACTAATTTAGTTTTAGATTAAGTTTGTCTTATTTTTGTTTGGTCTTGGCATTTTGGTTTGGTCTTGACATTTGTTTGTGAAGCATGGAATTGTTGCTTCATTTGTCTTGGCGTAGAACTGTTTTTGGTTTAATTTGTAGTCTTGGTCTTGGTATTGGTGATTATAAtcttaaaaattgaatatagtGAAATTCTACCATTACTGTGGTAGAGACTGGACAGAGATCTCATTGCATTTCGAGGTTGAACTaggatacatgctggtgttGCTCTCTTTAATCTTTTATCTTCTGATATTGCAAGAGACTAAATCGAAAAAATCTCCTACTTGCTCTGTTACACGCTTCAAGTTTTAAAAGAGTGCCTTGATTCAAATCTTTCTTTTTCAAGCTTAAcagcttggagaaaagatccATGGCGACCAATCAAGTCCCTTTCAGTCTAATCGAAAGTCAATTCTACCactatttatcctattttaatAGAACCAACTATTTCTACTGGAAGGAGAGAATGATGATCCTCATTCAAGTAACAGATTATAATCTTTGAAAGATCATAATGAACAAACCTGATGTTCTAACAAAGCTTCCGAAGAACATGTCGTTTTCAAGGAAGATGGAGAATGGACATAGGATAATAAGAAAAGAGTGAAATTAAATTCTAAGATAGTGAATATGATGTATTATGCCATAAGTTTTGAAGAGTACAGAAAAATCTCCTTATATAAATCAACTAAGGAAATATGGGAGAAGTTTCAAGTAACTCATGAAGAAACAAATCACATGAGAAAAACCAAAATCGATATGCTAATGAAAGATTTTGAATTGTTTGTCATGAAAGAAGAAAAGTCCATAAATAGGATGTTTGAGAGATTTTCAATCATTATCAATAATCTCGATGTAATGAAAAACCAATTCACTGAAAAGGAGCTggttaaaaaaattctaaaaaatttcaCCAAGTAGTAGGAGACAAAAGCTACTGCTGTACAAGAAGGAAATGATCTTAACAAAATTACTTATGATGAGTTAAGAAAAAAGCTTCTAGTATGTGAGACTACTCATCATTTGAAgacagaaaacaaaaagaaaagtgttGCTCTAAAATCAAATATAGAAGTCGATTTTGATGATGAAATAGTATTTTTTGCAAAGAGGCTGAGAAAAATTCTGAGATACAAAGGCAAAAACACACAGATTCttcactaaaaaaaaaaagaagaaaaccaATAAGCTAAACTCTTACTATTGCAAAGAATCATGACACTTCAAATCAGAATGTCGATTGTTGAAACGAAAAGAataaaccaaaaagaaaaagaagaaaatttagATGACatcctaaaaaaaatttaaaaaatgactcCTCTAAAAGTAGTGAGGAAGAACAGAGAGCACACATTTGTCTTATGATTAAGGATAAAGAATctaatgaaaatataaatttttctgATTATATCAGTAAAGAGTTATTGATGATTTATCTCATAACTCTAGTAAACTCTTATTTAAATATACTAAATATCTTTTTTACAGCTAAATTAGATGTACATGACAATATCTCTATTATAAATTTGAGAAATAAAAAtgatgttttgaaaaagaaaaatgaggtTTTAAACACTCAGagactttgaaaaattttttgcatCTAATCTTGTTGAAGTtgctaaaaataaaagattacatGAAATCATAAAGTCTTCAAATGATATATTAAAATTTGTCCAAggatcaaataggataaaatcttagtcattcaaagatccatttCACAAAAAATTGGTTTGGAATATAAAAAAGAAAGCActactatttttaaaaatcatttcCATAAAATTTCTACTTcatataatcaaaataaatttttcacgtaattttacaaattcaacaaaacaaaacaaaaatcgTGTGCTATAAATACAATAGACTTAAACATACTCATAATCAATGCTTCATTTCATTGAAAAAGTATGGAGATAAAGTTTACGTTATTGTActgaattataataattttagacagccaaaaaaatttacatcaaatgatataaattaatttaaatatctaagtctttttaaaatttatgcaagTTTGCctaatatctttaaaaaaaagatatgtgATACATAGATAATGAATACTCACTGTACATGACAAGaaatttcactttttttttattaagctTAATGACTATCACGGTGGTTTAGTCACTTttggtaataataataatttttttttgcaattttttgTCAATAATCAATAATGTAAATAGtaacatatattttaaattttataattgttaacaataacaataatagttggatttattaatacaaataaaatttattttaacatttataaatTATAGTGTACAAAATTATTTTGCAAATTATAATGTATATGctacaaattatatattatataatattgcattttaaactttaaagagTAATCCAGTGTAATAATAGAGGAGAGATATTTtttcataagaaaaaaaatatttaaagtgagaaaaattataaaataataaaataaaagattaatcAAACTTTTATCAAAgatgaattttattattttttttaaagttaagaGTGAGACTCGAACTCGCAATTTTTAGGTAAGTATTGAGAGATTATGTCATTTGAACTTTAACTCGTTGAAACataatcttattttaatttaagagggattgcacttttaattttttattttaccaaCTTTTTCATGTCTATCTGAACCCCATTGCTTCTATTTTGAATAACTGGTGGTGCTCTAGCATTTTGCTGATCCACCGTTGATGGCATGTGCGAATCAACGACTCAATTTGAGGAACCAAACGATTTTAACAAATTCTAACCACATTGATCGGTTCGATTACTTATTGTTTTTGACATTTAAACAAAACTGCTAGTAATAAATCCGATTcacttagtttttttttttttaattgaattgaCCGGTTCTTATAACTATAGTCACATCAAATATAAgttattttgttatttgttttttttttcaagaatgcCAAGAGCAagccagaaaaaaaaaagttgatatttggtaaaataaagaaattaaagcaCATATATAGAAATATTTCAAAAGATACACCAAGAAATAACAATGATACATACATAACCACtttatttgatatataatataataaatagagAGAATAGTGTCACTTTAAATTGATATAATGTCATTCTAATTTGATAAAATTctgttataaatatattttaatttagaaatGACATTATCAATTTGAAAAAGGGACAAAATTCACTCtataataaaagatattttcttaAGAATGTGCATACATTTTTTCTCTCACAAGCTTGATACAAGCTATTAATTTCTCACTATTTGGGATGTTTTCTTTAACAATTGGGGAATCCTTGAAATTACTAAACCGTGAATATAGGTGAGGGAATTTATGAGCTTCCATGACCTTCAGTTGATTCAAATCTTCTATGGTTACAAGAAATTGGATAACTGACCCCAAAGCTATGTCCACAATGTTAATATGGTCACCATTATTAAAGAACTTCTGATCAATTAGGCATTGATTATCAATAACTTTGAGATGTTCTTGGACCctctctatggctttttctcgCACTTCATCATCACTGATGATGTGGAATAGTGGCTTAACGGCAGGAATCTTCAAAAATTGAACCCAACATTATAGACAATTTTTAGGAGAGAGTAATAAAATCTAGAGTAAACTACAAATTGTCTTTAagaatttcgaaattttttaaaaatatttttaatgttaactttaatttttaaaaatgtttcaATTATATACTTGAATATTAATATTGTTAATAGAGATATTGATGCGGCAATTATGTTTGTttattaattcttaattttGTTTGATTGTGAGACATATTAAtcattttttgatattttttggTAATTTAGAGTGGagacaaattaaaatataaatttttgtaaATTTAGAGATTGATTTGTTTCACaatttaaaagtttaataaCTAATGATTAGCAAATATAAACAAAAGATTAAAGTAACCATTCATAAAAAGTTTGGAGTTTGaacttttattataaatattacaaGTATATATATAAACCAGGTGGGTATATATGATATCATGTTGGAAAAGTTATAAAAACATAAATGATTGCAGAGTTTTATGTAAAGATTGAACTATTCttttagtttttatatttttatcaaatttttaattagatttttactgtttaaaagtttgtaattaTTGATCTttatattagataaaaatttataattagaacTTAATTAGTTgtgatttttcaaaaaaaatatataaattctaAGATATTTGATAGATACAATATGatataaatacaataatattagcagttgatttttttttaaacaaaatctAGTTAGAAAGGATCTAAGTAAAAGTTTGATAAAATTATGAAGActaagataaaaattaaatttataataaacaTACCATTTGATCAGCATATTCAACCCAAAATCTTGCTTGAGTTCTATCATAGGAAtcatgaggaaccaaaggattCTGTGGCCAAACCTCATCAATGTATTGAACAATAATCATAGACTCACAAATGGATTTTCCATGATGAACAAGCACTGGAGTCAACTTATACACAGGGTTGTATTCAAGAAGTTGAGGGCTCTTATTGAAGCGATCTTCTTCTATATACTCATATGTTATACCCTTCAACTTTAGGGTCAATATCACCCTCAAAGTTAAGGGGCTATACCAAAATCCATGTAGCTTCAACTCTGCCATTGTTTGATACTATGGcttatttgtgtttttccaaaGCAAAACATGCGCTATATGTATTGTTAATTTGTTGCCTAACCATTAAGTCTTTATTAATTATAGCATTTcacattaaaattatattatatgaaGCATTATTAACGTTCGAGAGAAAATTTGGCCTTATGATTTTCTCAcacttatttatttagttttttatatGAATAGAATATTTATTGAACCTTCGTTCTGTTTTGGCATTAAAGATATAAACGCACTCTTTACGTGTCTTTATTTGTGtacttaaatttttaaattttgggaTAATGATGTTTGATATGAtatcattatttttgtgaatAATTTAAGCATTAAGACTATTAGAGGTGATTAATGTTATATAACATTATTAGCATAGACTTTTGTCTAGGTACTTGTTGGTCTTTCAAAACCtatatttaacaaattaaaCGCGGATTAATTAGAGAGAATGAAAATGTTTTAGTCAAACATGTTTCTGGCATccttttaaataataataactaatgtTTGATTTGGTATTTCTCTGTGACTTTTTTAAGTaggaagaaattttttttttttatactttttaaagtgtatataatagtattattttataaaatactataaaaattacATACCCTCAATAAGTCATTTgtataatatttcttcaaagtTATATTCTTAGAATTTAAAAACGATCATATATAATGGAggtaaatattaaaaataacaaatctCAAGTACTACGTACTTACTTAGATCAACATACATGCATgtgaacaaataaaaatatatatcaacCTGATTTATTATCACACAGCAAATATTAATACAATCAaccttatttttattattatgattgACAAATACAATCATCAACATAAGCATTTATTATTTCCAATAATACTGAAGATGAAGATGACAATGCAACTAacgaaatataaaaatataaaggaAAGGACCcatcttattaattaattggtaGTATTTGGTACGTAGGTGATTCATCAAATGGCTACATGTAGCAGGACAAGTGGTGAATGGCGGCGGTTTATTTGTCGAATTGCGGCGGTTCAAAACCGCCGCTAAACAAATTGCCAGCAAAACAACATCTACCGTGCATAAAGGTGCGGGAGTTACATTCTGCGGCGGTTACCAGTAACTGCCGGCATAACCGCTGCAAATCAGCGGTTTTGCGTCGAACACCTTAGTGGCGGTTTAGAACCGCCGCAGTTTTCTGGATGGTATTTAATGAAATTTATTTGCGGCGGTTTTAGAACCGACGCTATTTGAGACTTcgttttttaaatattttattcgcGGCAGGTTGAAACCGCCGCTATTCcgactttttttattttgagtaaTTTTACAAACCTGGCCCTTTTTTTCctaaactaattttaatttaaagaatCTTAACGTtacttaatttttgttattttttatattttatatattttttccatcttttttaattaaagaatattaaactttttttataaaatgttgcactatgaaaaaaaaaactcattaATATTTAACTGTGAAGCAATCTAACATGTCTATTCTAATAATGTCAATAACGTATTTCAATAGTCATCCAAAAAGATAAAGTACTTGGCTAATAATTAATGCTCCATATTTAGCATAAACAAAACATGTATTGAAAATCTAAGTATCACATAAATCCTAATATCTATGTTCCTCCATGTCTGTCCAAAGAATCCATCCGTGCAACGATGTCTGGAGGCAGCTCTCCACATTGCTGTTGGACCAGATAACTTAGCACACTCTCTATTGCCTGCCTCTTCGTCTTCTCTGTTGCTAATTCATCCTCCATTGCTTTCCTCTTCAGTTTTTCAGTCGTCACCTCCGCTTGTAGTTCACACAGCATCCTTTGGGCCTCTTCTACTTGAGCTTTATCCACCGGCGGCTGCGAACTCGGACGGAAGAGTTGACTTGGTGTCGGCCCGTGTCCCATCCCACGCACTCTACTTGGGTGCTCTTTGCCCAGAGCTTGGGCAAGGGAATCATTCTCTGACAATATTCTTATAGATCCATCCAGTTGCTCAATCTCAGCTATTTTTTCCTGCAGGCATAAACAAAATTACACAATCACACTAGGCTAATAGCATACTCAAGACATTTTAATTGCTAAACCCAACATGTTACAACATATATGACTAAGTGTACTTACATCAATCCTCTGAGCTTCTTCATGTATATAGCTGCCACCGGATCTTTTGTGCTTTAGGATCCATACTTCTCCCCTACCAACTATCCTCCCTTGTTTTTGTGACTGTGAGAATAAAATTTATCCCATGAACTTCacttctttaaattttttcaatacTTCTAACATTATTTACTCTATGAATAAATCAACACTAAAAGCCACTTATTCTCTATTACAAATTTATATTACCTCTTCTTCCCTAGCCCTTGCCAAGCTTTTAGATCCGCCGGTGTGCGTGTAAAGTTGCTTCTTTCGATTCAGCGTGTTTTGCTTGCACTTCGCCTATTAAAAATCAATAGTAAGCTTGAATtctgtaacaccctcactatcagaAGTCACGCTTCCAGCTGCGCTACTCTGATAGAAAGAAGTATTACGATTACTTTACatactaaatattaaaataggagcctgtgaCTCAACACCGTATCACTAATCACTTTATAAACCGAAAATACATACTTCATCTAAAATAAACAAGCAAgcatagattcatatacaagactTCTTACATAATATCttattatatacatacatatatatatatatatatatatatatatatatatataacatacaactcatatccctcttacaaaattgTAATAACAAAAACGAGGgaaaaaataatctaattaatacaaCAACATATAAACCAAACGCAGTATAACTCTTCTTAGTGCTTCTTCATTCGGTTCCTGAAAAGTAaagctgtagggggtgagaacctaaccacacggtctcaccatggagtttcaaagttgtcataagaagatatttaatagGAAAACTATTTTCAAGCTCAGTAATTGATAAACCAATATTTTATGGTtcatattgtatttaattgagtggttttatcaagcttttcacccaattattcatatgatttgcatgattttacaattccttcctagtttagttctatgattgaaaacatgcttctttggtcttaatttagctaatcttaatcctctcctattaccattcgatgccttgatctgtgtgttaagtgtttcaggcttcatagggcaggaatggcttaaagaataaagagaaagcatgcaaaaatggaagaaacacaaggaattgaggagatgaccagcgagaagtcacgcggtcgtaTAACTCACgtgaccgcgcgaaatggaagaaatcagagtaaCGCGTttgcgtgcctgacgcgaccgtgctgattggaagctgcacgaacgacgtgaacgcgtggacgacgcgcacgcgtgatacgaaaaacgctgagtgacgcgaacgcgtggatgacgcggacgcgtgacgtgcgcgatatGCAGAATTACAAAGtcactggcagagattctgggccacatttcaacccagtttttggtccagaaacacagattaaagtcagggaacatgcagagactcaacaggctttccataattcataatttttagttttagatatagtttttagagagagaggttctctcctctctcttaggattttggattaggattcctcttaaaggatttaggatttattattatttcaacttaCAATTCTTCTGAGctccaggtttaatattcctttattttgacttctcttatttttaattatatatgttgccAATTTGGCTTAATGCCATTCATGTtataattttcttaattaatattatttgaggtatttcagacttatgattattttctctaatttatgttattgatgcttgggctctatccaaattattttcattcaagtagattttattcccttttggctttggttgattaattggtaactcttgagttgtcaaactcagcagtggttgaaattagcagattctaattgatctagatcgctctaaagctagtcttcccacagggattgactaggacttgaggatcaaactaattagtccacttgactttcctttgctttagtaaaggttaactaagtgggattaaaacccaattctcatcacacctgataagaataactaggataggacttccaatttctcatatcttgccaagagtttattttataattatttatttatttttcttgtcaattaaattacttgttcaacccttttgaaaaccccaaaatatacctttgcataaccaataataagaacatacctccctgcaattccttgagaagacgacccgaggtttaaatactcgattatcaattttaaaggggtttgttacttgtgacaaccaaaacgtttgtacgaaggaattttctgttggtttagaatctatactcacaacacgactatatttttacaaaattctttactagcaaaaatcctaacgtcaaaatggcgccgttgccggggaattgcaaacgtgtgccttattattggttattgtaaatatttttcaaaaaaaaattcagattttaaaattttttatcttatcttatcttatttttcaaagttcaaatatttttcaaaaattatatcttttttaaaatattttcttttttgttagttttgtttttattttctcctactactatgaactctcacccctttggctatgagtctggttataactatgttgcaggaagaggaagctATAACAAGAATATACTtcaaggtcaaagcaatcaaagatggacggagtcaagaggatctgatcaacccttttggcaacaacaccttccagGATAttatggacaaagaccattctacaatgcataccaagctgatagatatggtggaccgccTAGTAGCTACTAACAAGCCCCACCGTATGCTCAAAGACCACCTCCTCAATatagctttgaaccaccacactcacaagccccttaccaccaaacaccctcatatgaccctaacccttattcaccacaccaaccaccaaatgaaccatacacagaaccaccacctcaatatacaccatctccttatcattatcaagatgaaccaccttcctaccatgaaccctttctcccaacaaatgaaccctcctatccaccccaaacctccatagAGAAAGCATTTGCCAatctaaactctactatacaagctctcgccGCCCAAATCAGACCACCAaataccttcaacaatcaaccctcaagctccaacgcacttccatctcaaccacataatgatccatccatcccatcaccaccatccatggaagaacacccacatccatcaatctaagagcaagatgatcccaattatgctattgatatggaacaagagagagagaggatcgtcttgcgaatccatacttcataaggagctagaggaggcactaaaggtgaaggtagaagaAACCCTTGAAGGTGAAGGAGTAACTGAAGggagttgtcatggaaaggtaatcatcaaggaggaacaagagtcaCGGGATTATTTCCAGGAAAtagtagatcaatttcatgcaacccttcatcaattggagcaagcaataaaacAATTACCTTCCAGATGTTCTGACACTCAAGGAATCCCCATGGCTtaatgtggagaatctaatgaagaacgtagcatgaaggagacactagagactccaatggacaataaggagcatgactttgcactggaacaagtggagaaagccataatagttgcagagaaagaagtggttgaagacttagaagACGCAGAACTTCCATGGGAAACTCAAGTTATAGAACCTCCTTCTAAGacgtttgaaattgatgttgaggagggtgtacaacctccaaggcatatcatggctgaagacttggaagaggtttatcaagagatggagattcaagaagaaaaagcacaacctcccatgctcttggtaagcaatgaagaaaagattaaagaggaagaaagctaccaagaggaagaggttgaaattgaagaagcttgcaaagaggtggtagttgTCAAAGAATAACACAaaggagtagagcttgcaagttcattagaaacccctccccctaagttgccatcatccttcacaacattcaagtgggtaaaattcatatcccttagctttctaattccacttgaatatgggctactggagacggatggtcaacttagagctctttgtggcattaagagtaagaggaagatggtcagtggtaagagttgtcctgcaaggttcaacatggttgtgtgctcaaaatttaaatgcaaaggttggtgtaaatCTCAACTGAATGGGTTTAGGAAGTTGTCTGGctgctttagtgagaattcagatcgcttgctacccggatggaacaatattgctcaacaaggagacgggtgcaaaagcaaggtttgggatcctggaatccgctctgacattcaacac from Arachis stenosperma cultivar V10309 chromosome 9, arast.V10309.gnm1.PFL2, whole genome shotgun sequence encodes the following:
- the LOC130951031 gene encoding probable glutathione S-transferase — translated: MAELKLHGFWYSPLTLRVILTLKLKGITYEYIEEDRFNKSPQLLEYNPVYKLTPVLVHHGKSICESMIIVQYIDEVWPQNPLVPHDSYDRTQARFWVEYADQMIPAVKPLFHIISDDEVREKAIERVQEHLKVIDNQCLIDQKFFNNGDHINIVDIALGSVIQFLVTIEDLNQLKVMEAHKFPHLYSRFSNFKDSPIVKENIPNSEKLIACIKLVREKMYAHS